CGGCAGTGGGATTCGATCATCCTGATCGCAGATGCGGTGCGCACCATTCGGCAATTCCGTCCGGACGTTGTGATCTGTCGATTTCCAAAGGACAGCATGGCCGGTCACGGTCAGCATTCTGCTTCTGCGATCATCGCTGAACGCGCGATCGAATACTGCAATGGAACTCTCGAGGTTTCAGCAGCAGAAGCAGACATTATAGAAGAGCAGCTGCAGGGAACTACACCGTGGAAGCCAACGCGGCTTCTCTTCAATGCCTTTCGTTTTGGCAACCGCAGCACGGTTCGTGATGGAATGTTCAAGCTTGAGGTAGGTCAATACGATCCGCTCATCGGCATGGGCTATGGTGAACTCGCCGGTATAAGCCGGAGCATTCACCGCAGTCAAGGCGCCGGTACGCCGAGCACTCCGGGTGTTCAGCCGGAGTTCTTCGCAACGATCGCCGGACCGGAACCGAAGGTGAGCCTCTTCGACGGCATCGACACCACGTGGTCACGCGTAGGGCGCGCCGACATCGGCAAGGCCATCGACGCCGTTATTCAATCCTTCGATATGCTTCATCCGGAGCGCTCGCTCGAAGCACTGCTTCGCATTCGAACGATGATCCGGTCCGTGAATGACGTCGAGTGGCGCTCACTGAAGACAAGTGAAGTGGAATCGATCATCGCATCCTGCATCGGCCTCTCTGCTGAGGTCACAACGAACGTTCCAATTGCCGTTGCCGGAGACTCCTTGCGGACAACGTTGCGGATCACAACGCGCGCGGGCTCTACGCTGCAACTCGTTTCTGCCCGCTGGCCTGACGGCGCAGAGCGCGGCAGTGTTATGCTCCCGAATGATTCTCTCGTGACCCTTGATGTAGCAACCCGTATTCCCGACAACGTACCCGTGACGCAGCCATACTGGCTAACAACCGAGTCGAGCAGGAATCTCTTCACCTTCACGATCGCATCGCCCCTTGACAAGAGGATCCTACCGATACATGGTTCTTCCTACGCGGTAGTAGCGGTGATCGGCATTGGAAGCGATTCGCTTAACGTACGGCTCCCCGTGAGCTTCAAGAAGCTTGATCCGCTCCGTGGAGATGTGATCGACGTGCTGCGAATTGTGCCACCGGTAAGTGTTGAACCAACGCAGCTCGTGGAGACATCGTCAGACGCTCGTGTGCGGATACGTGCATACAAGCCCGTGAGCAATGCTCGGCTTGTGGTTAGCGGCGACAAAGGCAGCAAGCCCACAGAGATCCGCGACATTTCCATTCGAGCCAACACCGACACATTGATAACGATACCAATACCAATGAATGCTGGTACAAAACTCAGCGTAGGGTTAGAGCTCAATGGTGTTGTTTATGATCGTCAAGTGAAGGCTATTACCTACGACCATCTTCCAACCGTTCAATACACCACACCTGCCCGCATATCTATTCCTGACGAACGTGGTGTTAAGATCGAAGCAAAACGCATAGCCTACATCGCCGGTGCCGGTGAATATGCACCCGAGTTCTTGCGAGGCCTAGGCGTTGTGGTAGATGAGATCGATGATGCCACAATCCTGCGCACCGATGAACTCCTCACCTATGATGCAGTGCTTGTAGGGATCCGAGCAATCAATGTGCGGAAGAGTATGCAGTACCTGATGCCAGCGTTGCTCACCTATGTAGAGCGTGGTGGTACGTTGGTGATGCAGTACAATACCACACAGGATATGTCGACCAAACAACTCGGTCCGTACCCCATGCCCCTTGCCAACAAACGCGTAACAGAAGAGGACGCTGAGGTTACGATCCTCAAGCCCGACCACCCGCTGTTGAATGTGCCAAACAAGATCACCACCGATGATTTCAACGGATGGGTACAAGAGCGTGGATTGTACTTCCCGAACGAGTACGACCAGCGATATGAGTCTGTCCTTTCCATGCACGATGCGAATGAGCAGCCCCTTACCGGATCCCTTCTCTACGCAAAGGTTGGGAAGGGGCATTACATCTCGTGCTCGTTGTCGTTGTTCAGAGAGCTTCCAGCCGGTGTTTCCGGTGCGATGCGACTCTTTGCCAATCTTGTCTCGATGAAGTGACAGAGCAGAACGATCGGGCGCGATGGAGGCGGTGGTACGGAGCGGTGCTCCTGTTTCTTCTTGTGCAGATCGCAGTGTACGCTTGGTTCACTGAGGTGTGGCGATGAGCGCCATCGACTGGGTGGTCTTTGGCTTAACGCTTTTCGGGATCCTCGGATATGGCATGTGGCGAGGGAGAGGTCAGCACGATGCCGACGCCTATCTCCGCGCAGACAGATCCCTTCCCTGGTATGTAGTGTTATTGGGAGTGATGGCTACACAGGCAAGCGCCATCACGTTTCTCAGCGCACCGGGTCAGGCCTTCACCGACGGAATGCGATTTGTGCAGTACTACTTCGGTCTGCCCATCGCGATGGTTGTGATCTGTGTGACCTTCATACCCATCTTCCGCAAGCAGAACGTTTTTACGGCATACGAATTCCTCGAGAAGCGGTTTGACAGGAAGACGCGAGTGGTAACAAGTATTCTGTTCCTGCTTTCGCGTGGATTGAGTACTGGTATCAGCATCTATGCTCCGAGTATCATTGTAGCGAGCATCATGGGGTGGAACATCTACCTCACGAACACCTTGGTTGGTGGATTGCTGCT
This region of Ignavibacteria bacterium genomic DNA includes:
- a CDS encoding PIG-L family deacetylase, with protein sequence MSRLPLALLALIVTFVTMAAQPIRPKQSTRIYGDLQRLRSLTSVLYVAAHPDDENTRLLSWLATGRHIRTAYLSITRGDGGQNIIGSEQGASLGLIRTYELLEARKLDGAGQYFARAIDFGFSKNPEETFRQWDSIILIADAVRTIRQFRPDVVICRFPKDSMAGHGQHSASAIIAERAIEYCNGTLEVSAAEADIIEEQLQGTTPWKPTRLLFNAFRFGNRSTVRDGMFKLEVGQYDPLIGMGYGELAGISRSIHRSQGAGTPSTPGVQPEFFATIAGPEPKVSLFDGIDTTWSRVGRADIGKAIDAVIQSFDMLHPERSLEALLRIRTMIRSVNDVEWRSLKTSEVESIIASCIGLSAEVTTNVPIAVAGDSLRTTLRITTRAGSTLQLVSARWPDGAERGSVMLPNDSLVTLDVATRIPDNVPVTQPYWLTTESSRNLFTFTIASPLDKRILPIHGSSYAVVAVIGIGSDSLNVRLPVSFKKLDPLRGDVIDVLRIVPPVSVEPTQLVETSSDARVRIRAYKPVSNARLVVSGDKGSKPTEIRDISIRANTDTLITIPIPMNAGTKLSVGLELNGVVYDRQVKAITYDHLPTVQYTTPARISIPDERGVKIEAKRIAYIAGAGEYAPEFLRGLGVVVDEIDDATILRTDELLTYDAVLVGIRAINVRKSMQYLMPALLTYVERGGTLVMQYNTTQDMSTKQLGPYPMPLANKRVTEEDAEVTILKPDHPLLNVPNKITTDDFNGWVQERGLYFPNEYDQRYESVLSMHDANEQPLTGSLLYAKVGKGHYISCSLSLFRELPAGVSGAMRLFANLVSMK